AAAATCACCAGGATGATTGGACCGGCTGCGAACACTTTCGTCCAGTTTGCTCCGGCGAGCGAGCCAAGGCTCCAGAAGGTCAGGTCGCGCAATTGCTGATCATCGGCAAGGAAAATCAAAATTCCGGTCGCCGCACCGGCCAGCGCCGCCAGGGCAATTCCGGCAAGCAGCATCGTTGCCACCGAGGTCATGCCATGCCGTGTCGACACCCGATAGAGCAAGAGCGTCGTCAGCAAACCACCGACAAAAGCCGCAAGCGGCAGCGCATATATGCCGGCGAGAGTTGCAAGCGGCGCGAGGATTGTCGGTCCGAGGACGATCATCGACACCGCACCCAGGGCTGCTCCTGAGGAGACGCCAACAATGCCGGGGTCGGCAAGCGGGTTGCGGAACAGGCCCTGCATGACTGCGCCGCACACAGCCAGGCCCGCACCGACCAGAATGCCCATGGCTGCGCGGGGCAGGCGGATATCGTTGATGATGATGTGATCGCGCTGGCTCAGTTCCGGTTCGATGCCGAGAAATGGAGCGATCCAGGATTTTACCACTGCAAGCGCGGACGCGTCTGAAGCACCGGTGGCGAGGCTGAACAAAAAGGTTGCGCAGAGCAGGCCTAGCAGCACCACGATCGACGCACGGGCGCGCTGCGAGCGGTCTCCTTCTGCAATTTGCCTTGTAGGTCGTGATCGGCCGGAAGCCGGCGCTCGTTGCAACATTGTTAATTGTCGTTGCCATTGAGCGAGGCCGAGAGCTCGCGAACAGCCTCAGCGGTGCGCGGGCCAAAACCCAGAAGGTACTGGCCGCCCATTTCCACGATAGCCGCGTTTTTTCCTGCCGGCGTCGCATTCAGCGCCGGGTGTCCAAGTACGGATTCGCGGTTCATCTGGTGATTGCCGGTCCGGCTCATGACGAGAATGATGTCGGGCGCAGCAGTGATGATGGCTTCATCATTGACCTGCTTGTAGCCGCTGAAGTCGGAAAGCGCGTTTTCGCCGCCGGCCATTTCGATGATCGCGGCGGCGCTGGTATTGGCACCTGCCGCCAGAACCCGGCCGCCCTGGAGGCTGAGAACAAACAGCACCCGCCGCTGTTGCGAGACCTGTGCCGCCTGTCGCTGGGCCCGGCTGACATCGGCCTCCACCTGTTTGGCCAGGGCCTCGGCCTTGTTCGCGACGCCGAGGGCGTTTCCGACGGCAATGATCTTTGCGACGATGCCATCGCGATCGAACCTTTCGGGAATTGTTACGATCGGTACACTTGCGCCCTTGAGCGCTTCAAGTGCCTCGGGAGGCCCGGACCCTTCGAGTGCGAGGATCATGTCCGGACCAACGGAAAGAACCCCTTCCGGCGAGAGGGCGCGGATATAACCGACATCGGGCAGTTTCGTTGCGTCCTCGGGATAGTTGCTGGTGGTGTCACGTGCGACCAGCCTGTCCTGTTCGCCGAGAGCGAAGACGATTTCGGTTATTGAGCCGCCGATTGAGACAATGCTGCCCGCATCCTTGTTTGCGTGGGCCGCTGACACCGCCAGGAGCAAGAACAGAATGACGACATCGCTCAAGGACTTTATCTTTTGCAAAAACATGATTGCCTCTCGGAAAATCACAAGTGGCCGGTTAGGCGACTGCGTTTGAAATTGCGGACGGATCGACAGCACGTTTGGGCAGGTTCTCCATCACCAGCCTCCAGTCGTTGCGCTCATCTGCGCCTTCCCGGCGTACGCCGAAGAACTGAATGATCAGGTCACCGTTGCCGTTATAGGCTTCCAGGGAGGTCACGTGCCCGTCCTTGTTGGGTTTACGAACTGCCCAGAGCTCGTCGATATGATCGGCCCGAAGATGAAGGTGAAAACCCGGATCCAGGATGTTGAGCCACGGTCCCATCTGCTTGATCTGATGGATGGGACCGCTGTGGATCTGGACAACACCGGGGCTGGCGACAAAGCACATGATCGGGATGTCTTCGGTCACGCATATGTTCAGTGCGGCGAGCAGAGCGCTTTTGTGGAGTTGCCAGGCGAATTCATCGTCGATTGCACTGACCGCCTGATGCCGTGTCAGGTTCAGCCGGCGCAGGATGCCGGCAAATTGATGAACGTCTTTCATTGCCGCCCAACGGTTTCGCATATCTGCCAAATCGGCGTCGTGGACAACTCTTGGCCGGCTGCCTGTTTGCGGACGAGGCTTGATCCGCAGAACCTCATTCTGATCGTCACCTTTGAGCTGCGCGACCAGACGGTTGAAGGCCTTCAGGTCGGAGTTCGGTCTCAGATGGATTTTGTGAACCGCATCGCCATAGGCGTCGAAGAACTGGAGGCTGCGGGTGGTGTTTTCCGCGGCGTGTTTTTCGACCGCAAATCCATGCACCCATGCCGCACCCTTGATGCGCAGGTCGATGTCCTCGCCCAATACGATTGCACCTCGATCGCTGGTGCGCACCCCATCATAGACGCCGATTTTCTCGTGCACGGCGCTCTCATTTCGGGTCAGCGCCATGACTTCGCCAAGGGATTCAAGTCCGTTCAGAATATTGTTGATGCGCATTTCAAGACGGGTGCTGCGCTGCCCGCACCACGAGGCAATGATGTCGGCCTCAGACACGCCAAGTTTTAATGCGAGATCCCGCTCACGCATTTTGGGATTATCCAGACAGGCCTGCCTGATGCTTTCGGGGCCGCTGTCTGCTGTTGTCATTTGTGCCATCGTTATCGTCCAACCGGTATGAGTGAAGTGCGTTATTTGTTGAGGATGAGCTTTCCATGGCGTGTGATCTTCAACCGGTAGATCGCACCATGGTGATCAATGTTGAGTTCTTTGGCGCCAAGGAAAAGGTCCTGGCTTTTCAGCGTCCTGACAGCGGTTTGACTGTTTTCAGCCTCTCCTTGCCGCGTTGTCTTCGGTTCCCAGCTCGGCTGTTGCATTTTCAAATCTCCGTCCCGGTCCTTCGGGTTGCTATGAACGCAGGCAGTACATTGCCGGCACCAAACTTGACAAAAAAAATCATATTAATTAGGCAGTGCAATACCGGAGTGGGATTGTCAAGTTTTGGCAAGGATAATTCCGGACCAAACCAGAGTAATCAGCCAGCAAGCCGGTCGGTCAGCGAGCTCACGAAATCTTTGAGGGTTCGAAATGGGTATTATGGGGCGCAGGGCTACGGTTCTGCTTGGCGGTGTAGCAATTGTTCTGTCAGCGAGTGGTTATTCTGCTTCGGCACAGGATGCCGAAGATGGGCAGGCCGCAGAAACAACAGTCAACAGTGACGAAAAAAAGGGCCGCGTCACGCGGCTCGACAGGCTTGTTGTCGGCGCGGGCGTAGAGAAGGTCGCTATCGACACGCCTCAGGCTGTCACGGTTGTCGATCAGGCCGATATCGACAGTCTCCAGGCAACGGTGATTACGGATGTTGTTGAGAATGTGCCGGGTGTGAATGCGACGGGTGGAAGCGGTGCCTTTGGCCAGAATTTCAACATAAGGGGTGTTGGCGCGTCGGAATCCGGCGGGGAAGAGGGCCGCATTATCTTTAACGTTGATGGTGTCAACAAGTTCTTCGAGCAATACCGTATGGGCGGCTTCTTCACCGACCCGGAACTCTACAAACAGGTTGAGATTCTCCGCGGTCCGGCATCATCCACACTATACGGCTCCGGCGCGCTGGGGGGCGTTATCAATTTCACCACCAAAGATGCGTCTGACTTTCTTGGCGATGAATACAACACTGTCGTCAGGCTGAAAAACGCTTATGAAACCAATGCGGAGGCCTATCTAGGTTCGGCCGTCTTTGCACATCGCTTCAACGATCATGCCGAAGTGCTCTTTGTGGGCGATTATCGAACCAGCAGCAACTACACAAGTGGTGACGGGACGGAAATCACCGGAACCGGAACCAATCAGCCAAACGGTCTTGCCAAGGGGACATTCACCTTCGGCGAAAACATGGAACAGGAACTTCGCATTTCCTATCAGCAATATGAAGCCAACGCGAAGAATGTCCGGTATGACCAGCTCAATGGTGGCGCCACCTTTTTCCCGATCCTGGACCAAAGAACGGTCTCCGACAAGACCGCAATCATTGCCTACAGCAATGACGCTTCCGACAATCCGTGGCTCGATCTGAACATGCAGGTGTCCTATTCGGACACGTTCAACGAACAGGTTTGCACCACCGATCCAGCCTGCGCTTCGTTTGCAGATTCAGATTATGGTTATGAGACCTATCAATTCAACATCGACAACACGTTCGAGCATATCGGCGGAAGTTTTGAGAACTATCTGACAATCGGAAATCAGACGGCCCATCAGAAGCGGACTCGTGACGGTTCGGATTCTGCCTCCCATGCCGAAGGAACAGACTTCCAAACCGGTTTCTTCCTGCAGAACGAGTTGATCTGGAATGACCGGTTGACCGTTATCGCCGGGTCGCGCTTCGACTATCAAAATTTGTCGCCGCAGACCAACACGGTCATTCCTGCCGGCACGCCGGACAAGGACAATTTTGGTTTCTCGCCGAAGATCGCCGTGCTCTACAAAATTACCGATGCGTTTTCGATGTTCGGATCTATTGCGCATACTGAAAGGCTGCCGACGCTAGACGAGGTATACCAGCTCAGCGGCGGAACATTTCAGCTCGATCTGGAGCCTGAAAAGTCCAACAATTTCGAGGCTGGCCTTGCCTATTCCGGCTATGACCTTCTCAGCGAAGGAGATTCGCTACAGTTCAAGACCACCGGCTTCTACAACGACATTACCAACTACATTGAGGACTTTGGCCGCTTCGCGGTGCCACGCTTTGTCAACAGTGGCAATGTGGAGATATACGGCGCGGAGGTGGAAGCAGCCTATGTGTCGGACTACTTCTATTCCAATGCCGGCTACTCCTATGTACGGGGGTTCAACAAGTCGACCGGTGGTTATCTCAACACCGTCGCGCCCCATGAATTCTTCATCACCGTTGGCAAGACAATGCCGGATTACGGACTGGATTTCGGCTGGACGAGCCGTTTTGTAGCCGCCCAGAATGAAACGGTGTCGCGGTCGAGTACACCGGCGTTTGACGTCCACGATTTCTATGTCAACTGGGTTCCTGTGGAAGGTCCTCTCGTGGGTTGGGAAGGTCGCTTCCGCGTCGACAATGTCTTTAACGAGCAATATCAGGAGTTTCTTGAGGGGTTTGCCGCGGAGGGCCGGACCTTCAAGTTCACGCTGGTCAAGGAACTTGGCTGGTCGTGATCGGCGCATCTCCAGCATGCCGAGCAAAGCGGCGGGCTTCGGTTCGCCGTTTTCCGGTGCGGCCATATGCAGCAAGGGCGTATGGCTCTTGACCGCGCCACGCATTTGTGCTGATAAATTGAGTATAAAAGTCAACTTTAAATCAACCTCGTAAGATGCCTGTTGCAGCAGATGGACGAACGGTCATGAAGACGCTCTTTGCCACTACGATCGCGGTTTTTTCCATTCTTTCACAGGTCGCTTCTGCGGATGACAAGGCACCGGTTCTTTCACTTGAGTTGAACAAACTTGCCAAAAGCGAGAGCGGGTGTCTGGCGACCTTCATGGTCAAGAACGGTTTTGAAGCACCCTTGGAGAAGGTTGCGTTCGAGATCGTCCTTTTTAACGGCGATGGGCTGGTCGACCGGATGATGGTTCTGGATTTCAGCCCGCTTTCAACGGGCAAGACAAGGGTGCGGCAGTTCGACCTTGCCGGTGCTGACTGCAATAGCATCTCGCGCGTTCTCATCAACGACGCGGCAGCTTGCAAGGGGGCGTCCGTCGCGGCAACAGCGTGTCTGGAAAGCCTTGAGACGAATGCGCGCCCCGATGTTGAGTTCGGCAGCTAACGGGTGGGACAATGATTTTTTCCGACATGTTCAAAAACGGTGCTTCCCTTATCGATCTCGGCGGACCTGTCGTTGCAATATTGCTTTGCATCTCTGTCGTGGCGCTGGCTCTGATCCTTTTGAAATCTGCGCAGTTCGCCTGGCAGCGTGTGGGACGCCGTAAGCGGCAGGACAAAGCCTATTTCCTCTGGGCGCACGGCAGTCCGGCCGAAGCGCTCTCCTTGCTTGAAGGCGATCGGTCGGCGCTCGCCGACGTCATGAGTGTTGCAATTCGTCTTGGGTCGGACAGTTCGATCCCCAAGGATGTGGTGGAAGAAGAGGCCGGGCGTGTTGCTCTGGGGCGCCTTTACGGGCTGCAAAGGGGCTTTCGCGCTCTCGACGCGATTGTTCAGGTTGCCCCTCTCTTGGGCCTGTTTGGCACCGTTCTTGGTATGATTGAAGCTTTCCAGACACTGCAGGGCGCCGGCAATGCCGTCGACCCTTCGATCCTTGCCGGCGGCATCTGGGTTGCGTTGCTGACCACCGCGGTCGGCCTTGCCGTCGCCATGCCGGTCTCGCTGGTCCTGACCTGGTTCGAAAGCCGGGTGGAAAATGAACGGGTCGCTATCGAAACCATGGCGACGAAGCTGCTTTCACAGCAACAGATCATGTCTCTTGGAGGCGAGCAGGCACAGCGTATCGTCAACCTGGCGGAGCGTGTGGGCCATGCGCATTGACCGTGCCATAAAGCGACGAAAGAAGCTGTCGCTAACGTCTCTGATCGACGTGATTTTCCTGCTTTTGCTGTTCTTCATGCTGTCTTCGACGTTCACACGCTTTGCCGAGGTCGACATTGTTGCCGGTCGCGCCGGAACGCCGGTGGCGACCACGAAAGCCCCTGATATCTTCATCCGCCTCGAGGCCGGCGATGACTGGAAAATCAACGGGGCGGCACTCGACATTGATGCGGCGATGATTGAGTTGCAGCGGCTTGAGGACCTTGGCGCATCGACTGCGGTCGTCGTGGTGCGCCCGCAGGTCTCTTCGCAGGAACTGGTCGACGCGTTGGAGCGCATCTCGAAGTCCGCAAATCTCAAAGTCGCGGTTGCGGGGTGATCTGACGATGCAGTTGCCAGCCCCCAGGCCGAAGCCCCAAAGGGAAAACACGATCGCGTTGATCAATATCGTTTTCCTGATGCTGATCTTCTTCCTGATCGCTGGCACGCTCGCGCCGCCGATGGATGGGGATGTCGAGTTGATCAGAGCGGCGGACGCGCGCGCGGTCGAGCCGCCGCGTGCACTCTTTGTTACCGAAGCTGGCGTCCTCAAATATGAAGGGAACGTCGTGACGCCGGAGGGTTTCGTTGAAAGGAAGAAAGCGGAGTCTTTTCAGGGCGATCAACTCATATCCGAAAGTTCTGAATCGGGACGGGGGCTTAAAGGCCCGGTGATCAAGATTGCCGCTGATGGTAAGTTGCCGGCAACAAAGCTTGTTGAGATTATTGACCGGTTGAAGACCGCAGGCGCCGGCAAGATCGCGGTGATCACCGAAAGGAAATCACGGTGAGTTTGCGCTGGTGGCATTTCGGTCTGGCCCTTGTTGCGTCGCTGGTCATTCACGGCGCTGTCGATATCTGGCTGCACGACGGCGAAGATTCGGTGAAGGCTGCCGGATCGGCCAACGCGCAGATCGCCATCATCGGCAACGCGACGGCAGACATGCTGGTCGAAGGCGGTGAGATGGAAGCGGCGGAGGCTGCACCGCTTGCTGCCGCTTATGCGAATCCGGTTCAACAGACCATGATCAAGCCCGAGGAGGCCGTCGCGCCGCTTGCACATTCACCGCTAAGGTCCCCCGCATCAATGACAGTGGCTTTGCCGGCTTCCCACAGCACCGCGCCGATCATTGCGTCAGCGCCGGTGGATGTCACTCAGGCGGAACGTCTATCGAGCACCAATGCTCAATCTGAGTTGGAGCAGAATGCTGTTGAAGCTTCAAAATCTGCGGTGAAACAAGCGTCTGTCGACGCGGTACAAACGAAGCCCGTTGCCGAGACCGAACGGAACCCTGTCGAGCCTGCCGATCTGCAAGAGCCAACCACACAGCCGGTTGAAGCGGCCACAAGCCTCGCTCCTGCCCCGGCTCAGCCGGTGAAACCGGCACCTGACATCAAGGTTCAGGAAGTCAAACCGGTGGAGACTGCGGCTTTGATCAGGCCGATTGAGCCGGTTGCGACGCCCAAGAAGAAGCCGGCCAGGAAAGAAGTCAAAAAACCGAGCAAGAAAAAAACGGTCAAAAAGGGCAATAAGGGTCAAAACAAGAAGAACGCGAAACAGGGCCTGGCCGATGGTAAAGAGTCGGGCAGACGGGATTCGGCAGGCAACTCAAAAGCAGGAAGCCGCAAGGGTTCTGCGGGCAATGCAGCTGTCTCCAACTATCCCGGAAAAGTGTATCGAAAACTGCGCCGCTCGCTTCGTTACCCGAGCAAGGCACGTTCCAAAAAACTGCGAGGAACAGCACTGGTGCGTTTCGTGGTTGGCCCTGGCGGACAGGTGACTGCTTCCGGTGTTGCACGCAGTTCCGGGTCAAAGCTCCTCGATGCCGCGGCGCTTGCGACGGTGCGGCGTGCTGCACCCTTTCCAAAAATCCCGCCGGCATCAAATAGAAGAAGCTGGAGCTTCACGGTCCCGCTGGAATTCAAACCACGAAGATAAGGAGAATGCATCCATGTTCATCGCCATGAACCGGTTCAAAATAGAAACTGGCTCGGAAGGAGCATTTGAGACCCTCTGGAAGGAGAGGGAATCCCACCTGAAGGATACGGCCGAGTTTGAGGAATTCAAACTTTTGCGTGGACCAGTCGATGAGGAAGGCGGCTACACGCTTTATGCCTCCCACACCACCTGGAGCAGCCGGGCGGCTTTCGAAGCCTGGACTAAATCTGTCAGCTTCCGCAAGGCTCATGAAAATGCCGGCAAAAGCGATATCCAGTATCTCGGGCACCCTCAGCTTGAGACCTTCGAGACGGTGGATGGCACTTTCTTGTCGGCTGATGCGGCATGAAAGCCGGCATGGGCTCGGGCGTAAGGCGCGGCGGGCGCAGGCCGTCACGGTTCGACCACCGGTCCATGCATGTCAACCGGCAGGCCCGATCCTGGCAACTGTCCGAAAGCAGGTTGCTTTACATCAGCGCTGACGGCCTGCCGGACCATGCGCGCGATGTTGCCGACTGGTTCGGCGCCCAGTTCACCGAAGCCGGTCCGGACTGGCGGCCGGATGTCGAGTCGGTCGACTGTGTACTCTGCCCCAAACGGGCCCTGAGTGCGCGCGATCGTGCTGATCTGCGACGCCGCTGCAGCAAGGCTGGTATCCCGCTTGTTTGCCTGAACGGAACCAGCCGTACCTGTTTCAGACATGCACTTTTGTCGCTCGTCAGAACCGAGGCTTCAGGTGCAAAAAGCTAAGCATCAGCAAATGAGTGCCTGATCCTGTTTTGAGCCTCGTGGCTGAGAAAGGGAAATGGCTCGCTCCAGCCCTTGCCTGGCCGCCGAGCTCCTCCAATCCACACGGCGGGATTTAACCAAGAACTTCGAAGTTGCCAAAGGTCAGATCGGCGGATTGTCAGTCCCTGCAATCTGTTGCAGTTTTTTGAACTCATGTTGCTGACGTTCCGTTCATGATATCTGGAGAGGACACCGGCCCGATATCGACGGCGAAACAAGCGCATGGCCATTCGGCTTTGTCCTTTATCGGGTGTCGGATTGACACGCAAAGGGATATCTTTTCATGACCTTCAAGGAACGCATGCTTTCCGGTCAGATTCTGGTCGGGACTTTCCTGAAAACCCCGGCCCATGAAATAATTGAGGTGCTGGCCAAATCCAGGCTGGATTTTCTGTGTCTTGATGCGGAGCATGCGCCCTTTGACCGTGGGCGCATGGATATGTGCCTTGCTATGGCCCGGGCACTCGATATTCCCACTTTGGTGCGCGTGCCGGTTGGAGAATCGGTGGAACTCCTCAAGGCCCTCGACAGCGGTGCCACCGGTGTCGTCGTTCCCCATGTCGACAGCGTTGAGAAGGCCAGGCGCATCGCGCGCGCAGGCCGGTTCGGTCACGGTGGGCGTGGATATGCCGGCTCGACCCGCTGGGCCGGTTTTGCGACGCGGCCCATGGCTGATGTGCTCAAGCAGTCCGAGGAAGAGACCATTGTCATCGCCCAGATCGAAGAGCCGGAGGGTGTTGACGCCGCAAATGAGATCGCTGCGGTTCCGGGTATTGACGGTCTCTTCGTCGGTCCTGCTGATCTGGCGGTCTGCTTTGGCACGACCGATTTGTCCGGTCCTGAGGTTGTTGACGCCATGCGCAGAACCGGGGAGGCGGCAAAAGCCCATGGTAAAGCCCTGATGACCTTCGCAGGCTCCTCGGCGGCCGGTCCGGGTTTGCGCGAGCTGGGTGTCACGATGTTCTTCGTGGCGTCAGAACACGCGTTCATTCTGCATGGTGCGAATGCAGAGGCCGACGCGTTTCATGATCTGGACTGAGCCCGCGCGCGTGACGGGCTGATCTTTGAAGAAAACCCGGCTTCAAAAATTTGAGGCTTGACCGGATAAGGCCGGTCAGGCCTGTTCCAGTGCGTTTGCATTTCGTGCGCGTGCTGTGACCACGAGTTCAACTTTCAGGTCCGGATTACCCATATCGCACGCGCAGCAGCATCGAACGGGCAGGTTGTTCTGATCGACCCATGAATCCCAGACTTCGTTGATCTCGGCAAAAAAACGCATGTCGCGCAGCCATATCTGCACCAGAAGAAGGTCCGACTTATCCGAGCCCAGTTTTGCAAGACGAAATTCAACCTTTTCAAGAGCTTGACGCATCATTTGCGCTGCGTCCAGATTGGGATCGTAGGGCTTTTCCGGCGTAGCGACGAAGTATGCGACCCCATTATGGCTTATGATTTCGCTGGAGCGATCAAGGTCGTTGCTCCTGGATCCCGGATTTCTACCGCTTCTGACGATTGGGTCACTCATGGTGATCGAGCCTCTCAAGTGATTGTTGCACTCGTGTGCATACTCGGTTAATGTGGTGCTCACAAGAGATGTCATGAGGAGGATTCAAGAAATGTCGATCTACAATCGCGCCACGCGAATGGCTGCCGTGGTATTGGCTTCATGCGTTTTGGCAGGAACGGCTCTGGCAGAAGAGGTTTCTTTGCCCAAGCAGATGACCTGGACGAACTACAACTCAAACTCGATCATCTTTGCCCAGGCTGTGGCTATTGGCGAAATTCTCGAAAAACATCATGGCATGAAGCTGAATGTGACGCCGGTAAAATCCGGCTATGCGCGTGTCCTTCCGCTGTTGAACGGACGGGCGGACATGATGCTCACGGGAACAGATGGTTTCTTTGCACAGGAAGGTGTCTTCGCCTTTGCAAAGAAAGAGGCGGGCCCCATGCCGCTTCAACTCGTGCTTTACAATGAAATTCAGCCTGGCAACGGCGTTGTCGGGGCAGGTGATGCCGGGATCAACACGCCGGCCGACCTCAAGGGCAAGCGTGTAGCCTATCTTCAGGGTTCGCCATCTTCAAACAAGGTTGTCGAGGCAACACTGGCCTTTGCCGAATTGACCTGGGATGACGTCATCAGGATCCCGGTCTCCTCGTTCTCGGATGCGCATGACGCCATTATCAACGGTCAGGCGGATGCCGCGCCCGGCAATATGATCTCCGGTTCGATCGAGCGCATTGCAAACTCACCCCGCGGTATTCAATGGGCGCCCACACCCCATTCCGACGAGGAAGGCTGGACGCGGATGAAGGCTGTGGCTCCCTATATTCAAAAGGCTGTCATGACCAAGGGAATCGGTATTCCCGAGGGCGGATCGGTCGAGTTCAACGGCTATGGATTTCCCGAATGGCTGGTCATGGAGGATATAGATGCCGATACGACCTATAACCTCGTCAAGGCCATGGACATGCACTATGACGAAATCGCCGGTTCCGCACCCCGCTCGGACGGTTACGAGCTGTCGCGTCAGAACATGCAGCAGTCCTGGCCCTGGCACGAGGGGGCCGTTCGCTACTTCAAGGAAAAGGGCATCTGGTCCGATGCCGATGAGGCCCATAATCAAATGATGCTCAAGCGTCAGATGGTATTGGCCGATGCCTGGAAGGCATTTATGGACAACAGCCCGCCTTCGGACGAAGCCGAGTTTACGGAAGGCTGGGGCAAAGCCCGGGCCGCGGCACTGACCGAAGCCGGCTTGCCTGTCATCTACTATGAGATTTCCGGTGGCTAAATAGATCGAATGTCGACTGACCGGCCCATTGCGGGCCGGTCGCCGCCGAAATCGGAGCGCTTTGAAATCATGACCAGGGCCGAACAAACTGTGGAGCAATCCAAACCGCTCCAATACAATCCAGTTGTTCGCTATCTGACCATTCTTGCCGGGTTGGTTGCAACCGGCCTTGTCACCTACAAGGTGTTCGGAATCGGCATCATTGTCGGGGTAATCCCGACTGAGGCTTTTTATTTTTACGCAATGTTCGGCATCGTGGTGCCGCTTGTCTTCCTGCTTTTCCCCCTT
This portion of the Hoeflea prorocentri genome encodes:
- a CDS encoding RidA family protein; its protein translation is MSDPIVRSGRNPGSRSNDLDRSSEIISHNGVAYFVATPEKPYDPNLDAAQMMRQALEKVEFRLAKLGSDKSDLLLVQIWLRDMRFFAEINEVWDSWVDQNNLPVRCCCACDMGNPDLKVELVVTARARNANALEQA
- a CDS encoding TAXI family TRAP transporter solute-binding subunit, producing MSIYNRATRMAAVVLASCVLAGTALAEEVSLPKQMTWTNYNSNSIIFAQAVAIGEILEKHHGMKLNVTPVKSGYARVLPLLNGRADMMLTGTDGFFAQEGVFAFAKKEAGPMPLQLVLYNEIQPGNGVVGAGDAGINTPADLKGKRVAYLQGSPSSNKVVEATLAFAELTWDDVIRIPVSSFSDAHDAIINGQADAAPGNMISGSIERIANSPRGIQWAPTPHSDEEGWTRMKAVAPYIQKAVMTKGIGIPEGGSVEFNGYGFPEWLVMEDIDADTTYNLVKAMDMHYDEIAGSAPRSDGYELSRQNMQQSWPWHEGAVRYFKEKGIWSDADEAHNQMMLKRQMVLADAWKAFMDNSPPSDEAEFTEGWGKARAAALTEAGLPVIYYEISGG